One part of the Magallana gigas chromosome 5, xbMagGiga1.1, whole genome shotgun sequence genome encodes these proteins:
- the LOC105330226 gene encoding glutathione-independent glyoxalase DJR-1.1: MKTAAVLLAEGAEEMETVISVDVLRRGGIDVKLVGVQGSEAVLCSRNVKIVPDTTLAEASKSAPYDVVVLPGGANGAKNLAASAEVRNLLETQVKNNKLVAAVCAAPIALVSHNIKPGSTVTSHPSVKGKMEEGGYKYSEDRVVTDGKLITSRGPGTTFEFALKIVETLEGKEKADSLVQPMLLKL, encoded by the exons ATGAAGACAGCCGCAGTTTTACTTGCAGAAGGTGCAGAAGAAATGGAAACTGTTATTTCAGTCGACGTTTTGCGGCGTGGAGGC attgaTGTAAAGTTAGTAGGGGTGCAAGGAAGTGAAGCAGTGCTTTGCAGCAGAAATGTGAAAATTGTCCCTGATACAACTCTTGCAGAGGCATCAAAGTCTGCACCTTATGATGTAGTGGTGCTACCAGGAGGAGCAAATGGAGCCAAGAATCTCGCAGCT tcTGCTGAAGTAAGAAATCTTTTGGAAAcacaagtgaaaaataacaaactaGTAGCAGCTGTGTGTGCAG CACCCATTGCACTGGTAAGCCATAATATCAAACCAGGATCTACAGTGACCTCTCACCCCTCAGTCAAAGGCAAAATGGAGGAAG GGGGCTACAAATACAGTGAGGACCGTGTAGTGACTGACGGCAAGCTGATCACCAGTAGAGGGCCGGGGACAACTTTTGAATTCGCACTGAAAATAGTGGAGACTCTTGAAGGCAAAGAGAAGGCAGATTCACTTGTTCAGCCCATGTTGCTGAAATTGTAA